A stretch of Paenibacillus sp. URB8-2 DNA encodes these proteins:
- a CDS encoding glycoside hydrolase family 25 protein, which translates to MKARNSKNAQGIDISHHNGSVNWAKVKADGISFAFLKASEGQTYKDDTFEDHVKNARQAGILVGAYHFVRAVSEADAKAEAANFYAAIRAAGGIGRLDLPPVMDYENNPGSLSKLQINAVAAAFLAEIERLSGVRPIVYTGNSFAANFVAAIGKYPLWIARYSTAAPMETTAWSRWDFWQYSDGQSGGLRSSGSRRVDGVSGFPDLNEYAGTLEELKKRFTKTKETEDKVAERDIDKVSAWAEKAWAEATASGYFDGTRPGAPITREETAAVIKKMRTNFLRLIAGNVADIEALERRLSKIEKDDK; encoded by the coding sequence ATGAAAGCACGTAACAGCAAAAACGCCCAAGGGATCGATATTTCACACCATAATGGAAGCGTCAACTGGGCCAAAGTCAAAGCGGATGGCATCTCCTTCGCGTTTCTTAAGGCAAGTGAGGGCCAGACATATAAGGACGACACTTTTGAAGATCATGTCAAAAATGCAAGGCAAGCCGGCATATTGGTAGGGGCTTATCACTTTGTCAGAGCGGTGAGTGAGGCAGATGCCAAGGCGGAGGCGGCGAACTTCTACGCCGCGATCCGGGCGGCCGGTGGTATCGGCAGATTGGACCTGCCACCTGTGATGGATTATGAAAATAATCCCGGCAGCCTGAGCAAGCTGCAGATCAACGCCGTCGCCGCGGCGTTTCTCGCGGAGATTGAGCGTTTATCCGGCGTGCGCCCGATTGTTTATACAGGCAATTCATTTGCGGCCAACTTCGTGGCTGCCATCGGAAAATATCCGCTCTGGATTGCCCGGTACAGTACGGCGGCGCCGATGGAAACCACGGCTTGGTCCCGGTGGGATTTCTGGCAGTACAGTGACGGGCAGAGCGGCGGGCTGCGATCGAGCGGCAGCCGCAGAGTAGACGGTGTCAGTGGCTTCCCGGACCTTAACGAGTATGCCGGCACGCTTGAGGAGCTGAAAAAGAGATTCACAAAAACAAAGGAGACTGAGGATAAAGTGGCAGAACGGGATATTGACAAGGTGAGCGCTTGGGCAGAAAAGGCATGGGCTGAGGCAACGGCAAGCGGGTATTTCGATGGCACGCGCCCTGGTGCGCCGATTACGCGGGAAGAGACGGCGGCGGTAATTAAAAAGATGCGGACCAACTTCCTGCGGTTGATTGCCGGTAATGTGGCCGACATTGAAGCGCTTGAGCGGCGGCTGTCCAAAATTGAGAAGGATGACAAATGA
- the glnA gene encoding type I glutamate--ammonia ligase, which produces MSFSKEDILRIAKEENVRFIRLQFTDLLGTIKNVEIPISQLEKALDNKMMFDGSSIEGYVRIEESDMYLYPDLDTWVIFPWVTEDRVARLICDVYMPDGTPFAGDPRGILKRCLKEANEMGFTAMNVGPEPEFFLFQTDEKGNPTMELNDQGGYFDLAPMDLGENCRREIVLTLEEMGFEIEASHHEVASGQHEIDFKYADAIKAADQIQTFKLVVKTVARQHGLHATFMPKPLFGMNGSGMHCHQSLFKGSENTFYDESDELGLSDTARNYMAGLLKHARAFAAITNPTVNSYKRLVPGYEAPCYVAWSASNRSPMIRIPASRGLSTRVEVRNPDPAANPYLALAVMLRAGLDGIKRQLDLPAPIDRNIYIMSEEERIEEGIPSLPADLKEALNELIRNPVITDALGEHALAHFYELKEIEWDIYRTQVHDWERNQYITLY; this is translated from the coding sequence GTGAGCTTTTCTAAAGAAGATATTTTGCGCATTGCCAAGGAAGAGAACGTCCGGTTTATTCGGCTCCAGTTCACCGACCTGCTCGGTACGATCAAGAACGTGGAAATTCCCATCAGCCAACTGGAGAAGGCGCTGGACAACAAGATGATGTTCGACGGCTCTTCCATTGAAGGCTATGTTCGCATCGAAGAATCCGATATGTATTTATATCCCGACCTCGACACTTGGGTGATCTTTCCTTGGGTGACGGAAGACCGCGTAGCCCGTCTTATTTGTGATGTCTATATGCCGGATGGAACTCCGTTTGCCGGTGATCCCCGCGGTATTTTGAAGCGCTGCCTTAAAGAAGCGAATGAAATGGGCTTTACGGCTATGAACGTTGGACCTGAACCTGAATTTTTCCTGTTCCAGACTGACGAGAAGGGCAATCCGACGATGGAACTGAACGATCAAGGTGGATATTTCGATCTGGCTCCGATGGATCTCGGTGAGAACTGCCGCCGCGAAATCGTTCTGACCCTGGAGGAAATGGGCTTTGAAATCGAAGCTTCCCACCATGAGGTCGCTTCCGGGCAGCATGAAATCGACTTTAAATATGCAGACGCGATCAAAGCCGCCGACCAGATTCAAACCTTCAAGCTGGTTGTGAAGACGGTTGCCCGCCAGCACGGACTGCATGCTACGTTTATGCCGAAGCCGTTGTTCGGAATGAACGGTTCGGGAATGCACTGCCATCAGTCCCTGTTTAAAGGCAGTGAGAACACCTTCTACGATGAAAGCGATGAGCTTGGCCTCAGCGACACCGCGCGCAACTACATGGCGGGTCTGCTGAAGCATGCACGGGCGTTCGCCGCAATCACGAACCCTACGGTGAATTCCTACAAACGTCTGGTGCCCGGCTATGAAGCGCCTTGCTACGTTGCCTGGTCGGCCAGCAACCGCAGCCCGATGATCCGCATACCGGCTTCCAGAGGACTGAGCACACGCGTTGAAGTCCGGAATCCGGACCCAGCAGCCAATCCGTATCTGGCGCTTGCGGTTATGCTGAGAGCCGGTCTCGACGGCATCAAGCGTCAGCTTGATCTTCCTGCACCTATCGACCGGAATATTTACATTATGTCCGAAGAAGAACGGATCGAGGAAGGCATTCCGAGTCTGCCAGCCGATCTGAAGGAAGCGTTGAACGAGCTGATCCGCAACCCCGTTATCACCGACGCGCTTGGCGAGCATGCCCTTGCCCATTTCTATGAGCTGAAGGAAATCGAATGGGATATCTACCGGACGCAGGTTCATGACTGGGAGAGAAACCAATACATCACGTTGTACTAA
- a CDS encoding MerR family transcriptional regulator, with product MGDEIRRNMALFPIGIVMKLTDLSARQIRYYEQHSLIVPARTSGNQRLFSFNDVERLLEIKALIEKGVNIAGIKQVMNPVSKESEEATVITPDTEVRRRELSDSQLHRLLKQELVSGKRPGQVSLIQGELSRFFNK from the coding sequence ATGGGTGATGAAATCCGCAGAAATATGGCGTTATTTCCAATTGGAATTGTAATGAAACTTACCGATTTGTCCGCGCGGCAAATCCGCTATTATGAGCAGCATAGTCTGATTGTTCCGGCGCGCACCTCGGGCAACCAGCGATTATTCTCTTTTAACGATGTGGAGCGCTTGCTTGAAATCAAGGCATTGATTGAAAAAGGAGTCAATATTGCCGGCATCAAACAGGTGATGAATCCGGTATCCAAGGAATCCGAAGAAGCAACCGTCATTACCCCCGACACGGAAGTCCGGCGGCGCGAGCTGTCCGATTCCCAGCTCCACAGGCTGCTTAAGCAGGAGTTGGTTTCCGGTAAAAGACCGGGGCAAGTATCTCTCATTCAAGGGGAGTTATCCCGGTTTTTCAATAAATAA
- a CDS encoding methionine gamma-lyase family protein, producing the protein MSLFAEDILQAAEAAEAEIQEAVRTLDRIVDFNQWKVIEAFQRHQVSDFHFAGSTGYAYNDRGREVLDLVYADVFGAEAALVRPHFASGTHTISTALFGVLRPGDELLYITGRPYDTLHKVIGKPGDGTGSLADFGITYREAALTEEGEIDWAEVAQKLTPRTKVIGIQRSRGYDWRSSFTVRQIGEMTAKIKEMAPDVVVFVDNCYGEFTEKLEPTQAGVDLMAGSLIKNPGGGIAETGGYICGKRDLVELAAFRLTAPGIGGEVGAMLGTTRGLYQGLFMAPHTVGQALKGSIFAAAVFERCGFTTKPAWREQRTDLIQAIAFDGPEHLIAFVQGIQRAAAVDSHAVPEPWDMPGYEHPVIMAAGTFIQGGSLELSADAPIRAPYIGYMQGGLTYSHVKYGVLMALQSMRERKLL; encoded by the coding sequence ATGTCATTGTTTGCAGAAGATATTTTACAGGCGGCGGAAGCGGCCGAAGCGGAAATTCAGGAGGCGGTCAGAACTCTTGACCGGATTGTGGATTTCAACCAATGGAAAGTGATTGAGGCGTTCCAGCGCCATCAGGTCAGCGATTTTCACTTTGCAGGCTCCACTGGGTACGCATACAACGATAGAGGACGGGAGGTGCTGGACCTAGTCTATGCGGATGTGTTCGGTGCGGAAGCCGCGCTGGTGCGGCCCCATTTCGCTTCGGGAACGCATACGATTTCAACGGCGCTGTTCGGCGTACTCCGGCCGGGGGACGAGCTGCTGTACATTACCGGGCGGCCTTATGATACGCTGCACAAGGTGATTGGCAAACCTGGGGACGGTACGGGTTCCCTCGCGGATTTCGGTATAACCTACCGGGAAGCGGCGCTGACCGAAGAGGGGGAAATCGATTGGGCGGAGGTTGCGCAGAAGCTTACCCCAAGAACAAAGGTAATTGGCATCCAGCGGTCGCGCGGCTACGACTGGCGTTCGTCCTTTACGGTTAGGCAAATCGGAGAAATGACGGCCAAAATCAAGGAGATGGCCCCGGACGTTGTCGTCTTCGTCGATAACTGCTACGGCGAATTCACGGAGAAGCTGGAGCCGACCCAGGCCGGCGTGGATCTCATGGCCGGCTCCTTGATTAAAAATCCAGGCGGCGGCATTGCCGAGACTGGCGGATATATTTGCGGCAAGAGAGACCTGGTCGAACTTGCGGCCTTCCGGCTTACTGCGCCGGGAATCGGCGGCGAAGTCGGGGCAATGCTGGGGACGACCCGGGGGCTGTACCAGGGCCTCTTTATGGCGCCCCATACGGTAGGACAGGCTCTTAAAGGCAGCATCTTTGCGGCAGCGGTATTTGAACGCTGCGGGTTCACCACCAAGCCTGCTTGGCGTGAGCAGCGGACTGATCTTATCCAGGCGATCGCTTTTGACGGACCTGAGCATTTGATCGCTTTCGTCCAGGGAATCCAGCGGGCCGCGGCTGTGGACAGCCATGCCGTGCCTGAACCGTGGGATATGCCGGGCTATGAGCATCCGGTCATTATGGCAGCGGGAACCTTCATTCAGGGCGGCAGCCTGGAATTGTCTGCGGACGCCCCGATACGTGCGCCTTACATCGGATACATGCAGGGAGGATTGACCTACTCACATGTAAAGTACGGTGTGCTGATGGCCCTGCAGAGCATGCGCGAACGCAAATTACTGTAA
- the hflX gene encoding GTPase HflX codes for MASTTHDTNSEIQDRAILVSLVTDQVKRTGIDPEYSLQELVQLAETAGVEVLEVLRQNKETPDSKWFIGKGKVEELRMAADGLGANTAIFDQELSGAQVRNLEEALDLKIIDRTQLILDIFAGRAKTREGIIQVELAQLSYLLPRLSGHGKNLSRLGGGIGTRGPGESKLETDRRHIRDRIGELKRQLDEVVKTRSLHRERRRKSGVVQVALVGYTNAGKSTLLKQLTDADVYIENQLFATLDPTSRLLELPGGKSVVLTDTVGFIQNLPHDLVASFRATLEEVNEANLVLHVVDASSPMREEQMKVVQSILEDLGAAGKPQVVLFNKSDLCRPEQLEMLPGGPGYLKVSAFNAEDLARIADTIQNELSGDTLSFRIPSSRGDLTSLLYRVGDVLDQSFEENDTLYSVRVNKDDYEKWGYMLTDFVNHTDQD; via the coding sequence ATGGCGAGTACGACGCATGATACAAATTCGGAAATACAGGACCGGGCCATATTGGTCAGTCTTGTAACCGATCAAGTGAAACGGACGGGAATCGATCCCGAATATTCGCTTCAAGAACTGGTACAATTGGCGGAGACTGCCGGCGTTGAAGTGCTGGAAGTGCTGCGCCAGAACAAAGAAACCCCCGATTCAAAATGGTTCATCGGCAAGGGCAAGGTTGAAGAACTGCGGATGGCCGCTGATGGACTGGGCGCCAATACGGCAATCTTCGATCAGGAGCTGTCGGGCGCACAGGTGCGAAATCTGGAGGAGGCCCTTGACCTGAAGATCATCGACCGCACCCAGCTTATTCTTGATATTTTTGCCGGCCGGGCGAAGACCCGCGAGGGCATTATCCAGGTTGAGCTTGCCCAGTTGTCTTACCTGCTGCCGCGCCTGTCGGGACATGGCAAGAACCTGTCCCGGCTGGGCGGCGGCATTGGTACTAGAGGCCCCGGGGAGAGCAAGCTGGAGACGGACCGCCGGCATATCCGGGACCGGATCGGCGAACTGAAGCGCCAACTGGACGAGGTGGTGAAGACACGGAGTCTGCACCGGGAGCGGCGGCGCAAGAGCGGGGTGGTGCAGGTGGCTTTAGTCGGCTACACGAATGCAGGCAAATCCACACTGCTCAAGCAGCTGACCGATGCCGATGTGTATATCGAGAATCAGCTGTTCGCTACGCTTGATCCGACATCGCGATTGCTTGAGCTGCCTGGCGGCAAGAGCGTCGTACTGACCGATACGGTCGGTTTCATTCAGAATCTTCCGCATGATCTGGTTGCTTCGTTCCGCGCGACGCTTGAGGAGGTCAACGAAGCGAATCTGGTGCTTCATGTGGTCGATGCTTCTTCCCCAATGCGGGAAGAGCAAATGAAAGTGGTGCAGTCTATTCTGGAGGATCTCGGCGCAGCCGGGAAGCCGCAGGTTGTCCTGTTTAACAAGAGTGATCTTTGCCGACCGGAGCAGTTGGAAATGCTGCCCGGAGGGCCGGGCTATTTGAAGGTCAGCGCTTTTAACGCGGAGGATCTGGCCCGAATTGCCGATACGATTCAAAACGAGCTGTCCGGAGACACGCTGAGCTTCCGGATCCCTTCCAGCCGGGGGGATTTGACTTCCCTGCTGTATAGAGTCGGAGATGTGCTGGATCAGTCCTTTGAAGAGAACGACACTTTATACAGCGTGCGTGTGAACAAAGACGATTACGAAAAATGGGGCTACATGCTGACCGACTTTGTGAATCATACAGACCAGGACTAG
- a CDS encoding AAA family ATPase, which translates to MNIRSAASSGRDESRPSRQINIVLRNHDTPAVSGTSAISESSASKNSAQIGLFQEIGSELDALVGLDNIKELVFEIYALLQVAQMRSEAGLASGGQAYHMVFKGNPGTGKTTVARIVAKLFQRMGVLTKGHLIEVERADLVGEYIGHTAQKTRDLVKKALGGILFIDEAYSLARGGDKDFGKEAIDTLVKAMEDHRSQFVLILAGYSSEIDYFLMSNPGLPSRFPIQVEFPDYSIDQLVQIAELMAKERDYILMPQAILKLKQHVMLEKDESPHAFSNARYVRNSIEKAIRSQAVRLLNQYEHNSPGKQELMTLRTEDFKL; encoded by the coding sequence ATGAACATACGCAGCGCAGCTTCAAGCGGGCGGGACGAAAGCAGACCATCGCGGCAAATCAATATCGTACTTCGCAATCACGATACCCCGGCGGTTAGCGGAACATCGGCAATCAGCGAGTCGTCGGCTTCCAAGAATAGCGCCCAGATCGGCCTTTTTCAGGAGATCGGCAGCGAATTGGACGCGCTGGTAGGTCTGGACAATATTAAAGAGCTTGTATTCGAGATATACGCCCTGCTGCAGGTTGCCCAAATGCGCAGTGAAGCGGGTCTGGCAAGCGGCGGCCAGGCGTATCACATGGTGTTTAAAGGAAATCCGGGTACCGGCAAGACGACGGTTGCGCGGATCGTAGCCAAACTGTTTCAGCGTATGGGCGTGCTGACCAAAGGACATCTTATCGAGGTGGAGCGGGCCGATCTTGTGGGTGAATATATCGGACATACTGCACAAAAGACCCGGGATCTTGTCAAAAAGGCACTGGGCGGCATTCTGTTCATTGATGAAGCGTACAGCCTTGCCCGGGGCGGAGATAAAGACTTCGGCAAAGAAGCGATTGATACGCTGGTCAAAGCGATGGAAGACCACCGCAGCCAGTTCGTGCTGATCTTGGCCGGATATTCCAGTGAAATCGATTATTTTCTCATGAGCAATCCGGGTCTGCCATCCCGCTTTCCGATTCAGGTCGAATTTCCCGACTACTCCATCGACCAGCTTGTGCAGATTGCCGAGCTGATGGCGAAGGAACGGGACTACATTTTGATGCCGCAGGCGATACTCAAATTAAAGCAGCATGTGATGCTGGAGAAAGATGAAAGCCCGCATGCCTTCAGCAATGCGCGCTATGTGCGCAACTCGATCGAGAAAGCGATCCGCAGCCAGGCGGTAAGGCTGCTTAATCAGTACGAGCATAACAGTCCCGGCAAGCAGGAACTTATGACACTGCGGACCGAGGATTTTAAACTGTAA
- a CDS encoding YdcF family protein: MERYVGGSSPIRAVTGRQKWRFRRILLLTLVALLAAGLIWSAYVLTLINRAETTSPINKADTGIILGMAMWGDEPSPGLKERLDYGMKLYKQGVFSHFIVTGGLDKPGYSYTEGQGMRNYLLAGGVPDSAIAVENKATSTYENLLYSREIMRQKGWSTAVVITHTFHGRRALEIATELGYANPELGLTDSQTMSMAKYKTREILAYTKWKLQEAF, translated from the coding sequence ATGGAAAGGTATGTAGGAGGCTCGTCGCCGATACGGGCAGTAACGGGCCGCCAAAAATGGCGGTTCAGACGGATTTTGCTCCTTACGCTTGTCGCACTGCTGGCAGCCGGACTGATCTGGAGCGCTTATGTGCTGACCCTAATCAATAGAGCCGAAACGACTTCTCCGATAAATAAGGCGGATACAGGCATTATTCTTGGCATGGCGATGTGGGGCGACGAGCCAAGTCCCGGGCTGAAGGAACGGCTTGACTACGGGATGAAGCTGTATAAACAGGGCGTATTTTCCCATTTTATCGTAACCGGCGGCCTTGATAAACCGGGATATTCGTATACGGAAGGCCAGGGAATGCGCAACTATCTGCTTGCCGGAGGAGTTCCGGACAGCGCGATTGCTGTAGAGAACAAAGCGACATCCACCTACGAAAATTTGCTGTACAGCCGGGAAATCATGCGCCAAAAGGGCTGGTCCACTGCGGTGGTAATCACTCATACATTTCATGGGCGCAGAGCGCTGGAAATTGCCACCGAGCTTGGATATGCTAATCCCGAATTGGGACTGACCGATTCACAGACGATGTCGATGGCCAAGTATAAGACGAGGGAGATATTGGCCTACACCAAATGGAAGCTTCAGGAGGCATTCTGA
- a CDS encoding DUF402 domain-containing protein, translating into MKRKFGDRANWRRITRRQFACRYVESREFSGYITLYTIYGLKEPLWKSYGRHTYRIADKGYSWLQYFPKDSHYIVTAMFDERQNIIQWYIDTCKVQGVTDQGVPWFDDLYLDVVVLWNGEVFLLDEDELEEALERGDISDSDYNLAWSTARNIMRGIDAHAFPYFTLSLKHRAELFHHGEFRRKS; encoded by the coding sequence ATGAAACGTAAATTCGGAGACCGGGCCAACTGGCGCCGGATTACGCGCCGCCAATTTGCCTGCCGCTATGTGGAAAGCCGGGAATTCAGCGGATACATCACCCTTTACACGATTTACGGATTGAAGGAGCCGCTGTGGAAGAGCTATGGCCGGCATACATACCGTATTGCGGACAAGGGATATTCGTGGCTGCAGTATTTTCCCAAGGACAGTCATTATATTGTTACAGCGATGTTTGACGAACGGCAAAATATTATCCAGTGGTACATCGATACCTGCAAGGTTCAGGGTGTTACCGATCAAGGGGTTCCCTGGTTCGATGATCTGTATCTGGATGTGGTGGTTCTCTGGAACGGCGAAGTGTTTCTGCTGGATGAAGATGAGCTGGAGGAAGCACTCGAACGGGGTGATATTTCGGATAGCGATTACAATTTGGCCTGGAGTACCGCCAGAAATATTATGCGCGGGATTGACGCCCATGCCTTTCCTTATTTCACCCTTTCCCTGAAGCATCGCGCTGAATTGTTTCATCATGGAGAATTCAGGAGGAAATCGTAA
- the ltrA gene encoding group II intron reverse transcriptase/maturase: MNAKRLTTPKEKVQQLQEKLGHAAKENNKRKFHALYDKVYRWDILCEAWKRVKANKGAAGVDAVTLADIEEQGEMRFLKSCEQDLKNGSYHPQSVRRHYIPKKDGKTRPLGIPTVRDRVIQMATKLVIEPIFEADFNEVSFGFRPKRSAKGALDRIRKACNRKGNWVVDVDIQGYFDNINQEKLMKLVQMRINDRRILKLIWKWLHAGVMEEGNVRRSELGTPQGGVISPLLANIYLNYFDRLWERHGNGVGELTRYADDFVVVCKTKRDAEHAYELICKIMERLELTLHPTKTRIVGLWTGEEGFDFLGMHHRKMKAETSQGKVYYTTQQWLTKKAEERIRGVVKERLSPPSMRSRSFVEHVEWLNPKIQGWRNYYYTNYSQKKLASLDWYILQRLTRWYAKKRQRRRWIGSRPEVKYLAKQYGLKTLL; this comes from the coding sequence GTGAATGCCAAAAGGCTAACAACACCAAAGGAAAAAGTTCAACAACTCCAAGAAAAGCTAGGTCATGCGGCCAAGGAGAACAACAAGCGTAAATTCCATGCACTATATGACAAAGTCTACCGGTGGGACATCCTGTGTGAAGCCTGGAAGCGAGTAAAGGCGAACAAGGGAGCTGCAGGAGTAGATGCCGTAACGCTCGCAGATATCGAGGAACAAGGAGAAATGAGGTTCCTCAAGTCCTGCGAGCAAGACTTGAAAAACGGTTCCTACCACCCGCAGTCCGTGCGACGACACTATATCCCAAAGAAAGATGGGAAGACAAGGCCGCTGGGCATCCCCACTGTGCGCGACCGAGTCATACAAATGGCAACGAAACTCGTGATTGAACCCATCTTTGAAGCGGATTTCAATGAGGTATCCTTCGGATTCCGTCCGAAACGAAGTGCGAAAGGAGCGCTAGATCGAATCCGAAAAGCCTGCAACCGCAAAGGGAATTGGGTAGTCGACGTCGATATCCAAGGTTACTTCGACAACATTAATCAAGAGAAGCTCATGAAATTGGTACAGATGCGTATCAATGACAGACGGATACTGAAATTAATATGGAAGTGGCTTCACGCGGGAGTTATGGAAGAAGGAAACGTAAGACGTTCCGAATTAGGGACACCGCAAGGAGGCGTCATTTCACCGCTTCTGGCGAATATCTATCTGAACTACTTTGACCGACTGTGGGAGAGACATGGAAATGGAGTAGGAGAACTGACAAGGTATGCAGACGATTTTGTAGTGGTCTGTAAAACCAAAAGGGACGCCGAACATGCATATGAGCTTATATGCAAAATAATGGAACGTCTGGAGTTAACCCTACACCCCACTAAAACCCGCATTGTGGGTCTATGGACAGGAGAGGAAGGATTCGACTTCTTAGGGATGCACCACCGGAAAATGAAGGCAGAAACCTCTCAAGGCAAGGTGTATTACACCACGCAGCAGTGGCTAACGAAAAAGGCGGAGGAACGTATTCGAGGGGTAGTCAAAGAAAGACTGTCCCCACCGAGTATGCGTTCGAGATCGTTCGTGGAACATGTAGAATGGCTTAATCCGAAGATCCAAGGATGGAGAAATTATTACTACACGAACTACAGTCAGAAGAAATTAGCCTCTTTAGATTGGTATATCTTGCAGAGATTAACCCGGTGGTATGCAAAGAAGAGACAGCGCAGGAGATGGATTGGATCACGACCGGAGGTTAAATACCTAGCCAAGCAATATGGACTAAAAACGCTATTGTAA